gagagagctcggactgctcagcctggagaagagaaggctcaggaggatCTTGTCATGTGCAGAAATACCTTAAGGGAGGgggcaaagaggacagagccaggctcttctcagtggtgcccagttACAGGACTTGGGGCAatgggcacacactgaaacacaggaggttccctctgaacatcaggaaacactttttcactgtgagggtgaccgagcactggcacaggttgcccagggaggttgtggagtctccatccttggagatattcaaaagccatctggacgtggtcctgggcgaccagctctaggtggccctgcttgagcaggggggttggaccagatgacctccagaggtcccttccaacctcagccctCCTGTGATTctatgtgattctgtgaataccTTTAGAAATTGTAGCTGGATTGGagttttctttgcctgtttgCTCAGaattgcaaagcaaaaaagctcAGAATTGTACACTGACCCTGCTACACCTGAGGAGATGCTACAGAACAATTTAGTGTTGACAGTGCCAGCTGTTGGTGAAAAACTTGGCTCACTTGATTAAAAGTACTTCCACGTTTAAACATTTATGGTATTTTACAGGTAAATATGTCTGCAGAGTATCGTGACAGGTGCtgcaagaataaaaaacatgaaaatagcAAAGTGTTTTTCTGCAATGATACTCAGGTAAAATTTAACTTCTCAGAATTTGCTTTAGAGAATACAAACTCAAATGGGTTCTTTGTACAGTCCAGTTCCTGAATAACATATTGTGATAGAGAGTAATATTACCTTTTAGTAGTCAAATCATTATATTCAGGGTTGTTCCTTTTTTGAATGTGGAATCACTCAATTTATCAAGtaaattgatatttttaaaattaaaatattaagtaattCCATATCCaagaaatgggttttttttatactgtaaagattcttttttatttttaatccaaaatagTACATTAGTAATGCAAATCCAAATagtaacttattttattttgccaatGGAAATTCTGTCAATTCCGcaacatctgttttcatttttctgcagaaaatcatATTGGCTAAGCTTTTCACTTCAGATCTGAATGCTTTAAAAGTAATAGTTTGGACAGATCTCAAATGGCAGAAAGCACACTTGTCAGCTGTTGCTGCAGATTTTATTATGACTTGATAAAAGGACTGACTCCAAAAATCATTCACTGTTTTCCTAACTGCAGGACTCGATTTCATTATGGCTATGATTTCTCCCTAACATCCTTACGCTATTATTGTTACTACTACTTTAAGTATTTTGAAGAGGTGGCAGGTAGGTCAGATTAGTCATGTATTTTATTGGAAAAGATTGGCAgtatgaaagcaaaagaaactaatggagctttttttaaaagacaaaccaACATTATAAAGAATTAATGGTGCACAGACTTTTCAGgacatgtttttcttgctgtctttaCAGGAAATAGAATCACTACAGAGTATGGCATGCAACATGCTCAGATTCTTTCATAAGCAAAAAATCAGCAAAGACTTTAGATGGAAAGCAGCATTAGTCTCATGTGGGTCATTACAGGTTCTACAGTGCAAATGTGAaagacataaaaaagaaaaggtgagtGGTTGTGATGGTCTACAGTTTATTGGAAGTATGTGGCTTATTCCTTAGAACTCTTCAACACAGACTATCATATCTACCTCTCCAAGGTGCAACTATCACGCACGTGTTATATGCATGATGAATTTTGCTCTGTATAGCATGTGTCTTGTAATAGACCTTAAGCCCAGTGCAAAGGTTAAGACAATGATCTGGAAGTGAAGATATATACTCTGGTTCAGTACTGAAATACCTGAGTTAATTCTCCAGTAAAAGACAAAGGCCACACTTGTGCGAAGAAGGCCTTTAACTTCTCTAGTGTATAAAATCATAGTTGTTACTTCTCACTGGGGTTCTACCCTAAGATTAATGTTTAATTTGGTTTGTTTCAACAAAAAATAGTGGGAGTTTCTCTCCATAATCCCTTTGATCTTTATTGTAACCACAATATCTCAAGCTCAGCAAGAACAGTtagatatgaaaatatttggatttttagTCATTGGCAGAATCTGCTCTTTGATGTGTCACTCAAATCTAGCGCAATGATCTAGACTACCATAGCAAAGTAAGAGCGTTCTTTTAAGTGTGGCTCACAGTTACCTATTGAACACAAAAATATTGACCAACATCAAAAAGCCTCCCCATAGGCACCAAAGGATATAATTCTTTATGATTGGCTTAAATAGTTGGATTGAAGGCTGCATTTAactaattctttttctccttgaaatgGAGAAACTCTTATAATCTAGGACTAGGTCTTCAAAGTAATGTTGGCATCTATATTTTGCTTAGCCACCTGTGGTGAATCCAGCGTTTGCCTTACCATAAGAGGTATCCCAGTTAAGTCATAGAAGTCAGAGTGTCACCCTTGAAATTCCTGCCTAACCTCGTGGATGcctggttttatttaaagacCAGTTAAAGTCATTTGGTAAAAATTATGAACAGTCATTGCATATGGATAAGAACCAGGGTCTTCTTGTCTCTGGGTGAGATCCTGAACACTAGGCCACAGCACCAGCCCTGGGAACAGGTCTGTCTTGTTCCACCAGTCTCAAGGTACCACACATGTAGTCATATCTTTTGAAGTTTGGCTCACAATTTAattggctttatttttccagtccTTCAAATAATGGAGGATAAATTTCAAACCGCTGACAGAGGATGTACGTGTTCTCAGTTGCACACGCTGGTTTCAGCTGTCCATATTTGCTGTGCGTGAAAGCCGCATCCTCCCAGTCCAGTGAGCAGGGgcggcagcagggctgtgctcagcGTGAGAACATCAGAGTGATGCGGGCTGTGTACCGTCACAGCACCCCAGCTTTCTGGCTTAATTACCATGTAAGGTACCTCCATTATTTATTGAGATGTAACGGaatcagtttgttttaaaagatgtcAATATGAAAAGAATAAGCACTTCTCAATTAACAATACAAACTATTCTTTTTCAGGTTTGCACGCAGGTAAATACACATAATAAAGAAGATACAGAAACAGGTGAACATTCCAAAAAGAAATGTAACCAAGAATTTtgtgaactgaaagaaaatatatctaGCCTTCGATCCTGCTggaataaatttgaaaaaataatttccaggtgaatcctgctcttctctttctaaGTGGCATTACTTGGTATCTTTGCATTTTATATGCATTCTTTGAGTAACTGCTCCTTTATATGAACACTTTATGCCAGAATTCTGATGGAAAGCTACTGTACCTTGTTCCTGGATATGGAATAAAGAGAAATGGCTAAACCAAGCTGCTGAAGTCCAAGAAGTGGAAATAAAAGACCACCATTTTAAACAAAGAGCGCTGCAGAAGGCTGTGTCCCACCTTCGTGCTCTGGAAACTACTTTGAATTTTCTGATCTTTCGAGTAACTTCATAATACCGTCGTATGAAAGCAATCTACTTACATGTCTGCTGCaatttataaaaacatcttACAAGCTGCAGGTGAAGAAAACAGCATGGAAAAGTAGCTGTTGTCTTTTTATCTATATGAAACACATCAAGGACCAAAAGGAACAATTTATCAAACAAGCAGCTGATCTTGGGTCTGTTCTGCTGACGCAATAATGTTTTCAGCATGGGTATCTAATGGGTCTACAAACTGATTTAGGTTtggaaaaatagcaaaaaggtTAACTTTTTGAAAAACTTAGGAAGAGTACTGATTTTTGAGAGATGTAGCACACTTCTACTGGCTGAAGTAGAGGCAAGACAGCGAGACCTATGGAAGGCAAAAAAGGAGATGCGTGAATGTAAGTTTGTTCAGCTGACTGGAAACAGCTCTAGCCTTACGTATTTGGTTATCCTAGAGTTAGCTGCAGGAGGAGCTAGAATTTCTTACCTTCAGATTGTGATTTCTTacatgcaattattttatataacGTGTTTAACATGTTAGACAAACGTGACTTAAAATGTGTGaatattttcagagaataatATATTGGCATTTAACTAATAAAGtgttcatatttaattttggataaatagaagtatttttataGTTGTTTATAACTCTTTTGCAGTTTCTTACTTTGATATTATAACTCCTTtggtaataaaatatttgtcttctaTGGAATTGGGCTGTTGACTTTTTGGGTGTCATTACtccttttttagcttttttttcccaggtagTCATTAAAAGCACAGCTGGTAATGTAACCTCCAGCTGCCTGGGACTTCCCATTATAAAATACCTATTTCTTAGTTGCTTGTAACCTGGCCAGTTTAGGTAAACATTTCCATACCAGGTATCTGCCTTGGACTAAATACTTTGGGAAATCTTTAGTTAAGTCAGCTTGTTGTTTACTGGTTCAGAGCAAGGTAACATATATTGTTTTATCTGTGCTAAAAGAAATTTTCCAGGGAACTAGTCTGAAAAATTTTTGGTATTCAGAACAAAGACCTGAAAAAATGGTGTCAGGTGCTTCAAAGAACTGTATAGATCTCCTTTGACTGGAATAAGATCTGCTGTACTGAATCTGTGAAA
Above is a genomic segment from Ciconia boyciana chromosome 2, ASM3463844v1, whole genome shotgun sequence containing:
- the IL7 gene encoding interleukin-7; protein product: MFHAFFRSIFRVLPLLLVLSPVNSSSCAMGNKTTEIRVKYENILSHDIDELVNMSAEYRDRCCKNKKHENSKVFFCNDTQEIESLQSMACNMLRFFHKQKISKDFRWKAALVSCGSLQVLQCKCERHKKEKVCTQVNTHNKEDTETGEHSKKKCNQEFCELKENISSLRSCWNKFEKIISR